Proteins found in one bacterium genomic segment:
- a CDS encoding killer suppression protein has product MAKTLDSQKEIVRTYGPENGKKIMQRLQELRAFENLSQVPTTPPARRHELTGNKKGIFAVDVKQPFRLLFKPAHDPVPLKGNGGIDLEKVTEIVVTDITDYH; this is encoded by the coding sequence TTGGCAAAAACATTAGACAGCCAAAAAGAAATAGTCCGAACTTATGGCCCCGAGAACGGTAAAAAGATCATGCAACGTTTGCAGGAGTTACGGGCGTTTGAAAACTTATCCCAAGTACCTACTACGCCACCGGCAAGACGGCATGAGTTAACTGGTAATAAAAAAGGAATTTTTGCTGTTGATGTTAAACAACCCTTTCGTTTATTGTTTAAGCCGGCCCATGATCCGGTTCCTTTAAAAGGTAATGGCGGTATTGACCTGGAAAAGGTAACGGAAATAGTCGTTACCGATATAACCGATTATCATTAA
- a CDS encoding M42 family metallopeptidase yields the protein MERIVQLLKDLEAIHSPSGYTGAVMDHITELCQKNGITARRTNKGGLLCGNHQAPRLVISGHVDTLGLMVSGINSDGSLAFTKIGSPVLASFEGEYVTIITSEDKKFRGTLLLNNPAAHVNKEADKAERKTDSMHIRLDAEVTKKEETEKLGIRTGDFICFDPRFEYTDSGFIKCRFLDDKAGSAAMLDALLALGSKELEKLPVTFFFSNYEEVGHGASAGVPAMAAEMLVVDMGVVGEKVDGVETAVSICVKDSNGPYDYAMRQKISRLATAHGIAHRLDVFPLYGSDGGAALAAGYDIRVGLIGPGVSASHGMERTHLKGLNAARDLLMAYINDTLK from the coding sequence ATGGAACGCATCGTCCAATTGCTGAAGGACCTGGAGGCCATTCACTCGCCATCGGGCTATACCGGCGCGGTGATGGACCACATCACTGAGCTGTGCCAAAAGAACGGCATAACCGCCCGGCGCACCAACAAGGGCGGGCTGTTGTGCGGGAACCACCAGGCGCCCAGGCTGGTGATCTCGGGCCACGTGGACACCCTGGGCCTGATGGTCAGCGGCATCAACAGCGACGGCTCCCTGGCCTTCACCAAGATCGGCTCGCCGGTGCTGGCTTCGTTCGAGGGCGAGTATGTCACCATCATCACCTCCGAGGACAAAAAGTTCCGGGGCACCCTGCTGTTGAACAACCCGGCGGCCCACGTCAACAAGGAGGCGGACAAGGCCGAGCGCAAGACCGACAGCATGCACATCCGGCTGGACGCCGAGGTCACCAAGAAAGAGGAGACCGAGAAGCTGGGGATCCGCACCGGGGACTTCATCTGCTTTGACCCCCGTTTTGAATACACCGATTCCGGGTTCATCAAGTGCCGGTTCCTGGACGACAAGGCCGGCTCGGCCGCCATGCTGGACGCCCTGCTGGCGCTGGGTTCCAAGGAGCTGGAAAAACTGCCGGTGACATTCTTCTTCTCCAACTACGAGGAGGTGGGCCACGGGGCCTCGGCCGGGGTGCCGGCAATGGCCGCCGAGATGCTGGTGGTGGACATGGGGGTGGTGGGCGAGAAGGTGGACGGGGTGGAGACGGCGGTCTCCATCTGCGTAAAAGATTCCAACGGGCCGTATGATTATGCCATGAGGCAGAAGATCTCCCGTCTGGCCACGGCCCACGGCATTGCCCACCGGCTGGATGTTTTCCCGCTGTACGGCTCGGACGGAGGGGCGGCCTTGGCGGCCGGGTACGATATTAGGGTGGGGCTGATAGGCCCGGGGGTGAGCGCCAGCCACGGAATGGAGCGGACGCATTTGAAGGGGCTGAACGCGGCCAGGGACCTGCTGATGGCGTATATAAATGATACGTTGAAGTAG
- a CDS encoding Fic family protein produces MPLRPQTAKEMHLIYLAKGVAATTAIEGNSLSEEQVLQHMDGTLKLPPSKEYLAQEVENIITACNQIGERLRNGVVELTPERITEFNRQVLNKLTLEKDVVPGEIRAHSVVVGNVYRGAPAEDCGHLLERLCQWLNSDDFKPAAGMETVYAIIKAVVAHIYLAWIHPFGDGNGRTARLVEFQILLSAGVPTPAAHLLSNHYNQTRTEYYHQLDSASKTGGEIIPFLSYAAQGFVDGLREQLERIRNQQWDVAWENYVHDMFHSRISRSDIRQRNLVLDISHSEKPVPPQKIAELSPRLARDYASKTYKTIQRDLNALEKMNLIERTADGVRAKKETILAFLPWKNSSNL; encoded by the coding sequence GTGCCATTGCGTCCCCAAACAGCCAAGGAGATGCATCTGATCTACCTGGCAAAAGGAGTGGCCGCAACCACCGCCATAGAGGGCAATTCCTTGTCGGAAGAACAGGTCTTACAGCACATGGACGGCACGCTTAAACTGCCGCCCTCAAAAGAATATCTGGCCCAGGAAGTGGAAAATATAATTACGGCCTGCAATCAGATAGGCGAACGTTTGCGTAACGGCGTGGTTGAGCTTACTCCGGAACGAATAACAGAATTCAACCGGCAGGTGCTGAATAAACTTACGCTGGAGAAGGATGTTGTGCCGGGCGAGATCCGGGCGCACTCGGTGGTGGTGGGTAATGTTTACCGAGGGGCGCCGGCCGAAGACTGCGGGCATCTGCTGGAGCGCTTATGTCAGTGGCTGAACAGCGATGACTTTAAACCTGCAGCAGGCATGGAGACGGTTTATGCCATCATCAAGGCCGTAGTGGCTCATATTTACCTGGCCTGGATACATCCTTTCGGCGACGGCAACGGACGCACCGCCCGCCTGGTGGAATTTCAGATACTATTGTCCGCCGGAGTGCCCACCCCGGCTGCCCATCTACTAAGCAATCACTACAACCAGACCCGCACCGAATACTACCACCAGCTTGATTCGGCCAGCAAGACCGGCGGTGAGATCATTCCGTTTTTGTCTTACGCTGCGCAGGGGTTTGTTGACGGTTTAAGGGAACAGTTGGAACGCATCCGCAATCAGCAATGGGATGTTGCCTGGGAAAATTACGTCCATGACATGTTTCACAGCAGGATCAGCCGTTCCGATATCCGGCAGAGAAACCTGGTCCTGGATATTTCCCATTCCGAAAAGCCGGTGCCGCCCCAAAAGATCGCCGAACTTTCGCCCCGGCTGGCCAGGGACTACGCCAGCAAAACATATAAAACGATCCAACGCGATCTGAATGCCTTGGAAAAAATGAACCTGATAGAACGGACAGCAGACGGGGTAAGAGCCAAGAAAGAAACCATACTGGCTTTCCTGCCGTGGAAAAATAGCAGTAATCTTTAG
- a CDS encoding PorV/PorQ family protein, whose translation MKKIFYSTVLLLFAAQLWALTPGDKSAVFLTLPQGARPTAMGEAYTAVSGDIYGGFWNPAGVADLGPMAFTASMAPTYLDMYYGYLAGGMSFGKNAVALSVTHFNYGDMVGLDQYARNETTFNGTDLGIAATYARRFVKQKMHLGASLKLASQSLEEESATSVMMDLGAIKKFNRFTLGAAVKNLGSGPKFVDESAGLPITFSLGCSYYFYNLPLLPVFSLDVPLDDMPSVGLGAEYNLPKYLSLRAGLKTDRDQGFLSMLRFGLGVNVSGISVDYAMIPGDEIGSTHMITLGYRK comes from the coding sequence ATGAAAAAAATATTTTATTCAACCGTGCTGCTGCTTTTTGCCGCCCAGCTTTGGGCCCTGACCCCGGGCGACAAATCAGCCGTCTTTTTAACCCTGCCCCAGGGAGCCCGGCCCACCGCCATGGGCGAGGCCTACACCGCCGTATCCGGCGACATCTACGGCGGCTTTTGGAACCCGGCCGGGGTGGCCGACCTGGGCCCGATGGCCTTCACCGCCAGCATGGCGCCCACCTATCTGGACATGTATTACGGCTACCTGGCCGGGGGAATGAGTTTTGGCAAAAACGCGGTGGCCTTGTCCGTCACCCATTTCAACTACGGCGACATGGTGGGGCTGGACCAGTACGCCCGCAACGAAACCACCTTCAACGGCACCGATCTGGGCATTGCCGCCACGTATGCCCGGCGCTTCGTCAAACAGAAGATGCATCTGGGGGCCTCGCTCAAGCTGGCCAGCCAGTCATTGGAGGAGGAATCGGCCACTTCGGTGATGATGGACCTGGGCGCCATCAAAAAATTCAACCGCTTCACCCTGGGGGCGGCGGTTAAGAACCTGGGGTCCGGCCCCAAGTTCGTGGACGAGTCTGCCGGCCTGCCCATCACCTTTTCGCTGGGCTGCAGCTATTACTTTTACAACCTGCCGCTACTGCCTGTGTTCTCGCTGGATGTTCCCCTGGACGATATGCCGTCAGTGGGACTGGGAGCGGAATATAACCTGCCCAAGTATCTCAGTCTTCGCGCCGGACTTAAGACCGACCGTGACCAGGGATTCTTATCCATGCTCAGGTTCGGGCTGGGGGTAAATGTCAGCGGGATCTCGGTGGATTACGCCATGATCCCGGGGGACGAGATCGGGTCGACCCACATGATCACTCTGGGATATAGAAAATAA
- a CDS encoding T9SS type A sorting domain-containing protein, which produces MHIKKLFWIMLLFPAIAWSQGISWGPRVRVDDATGSVPHEAIHPYTIIDDSLAANPRVYTVWEDDRDNDGNHAIYFARSTDLAATYSRPNVVVCNDSLDNVFPWMVKGASGAIYIAWQVKYPDTKWRIYLSKSTDGGNTFSQPDTVKGVWVNNNKDDQNNYGPLPRIAVDPRDSLLYLVWTEAFGTTATKIRMAYSLTRDANFTGMVRVNTDSTKAAKHPAIVTDDSGKVFVTYEQSNSGNTNDPQCDIYCNSSGDYGLTFGTDAMINDNGDVARMQNPTIDRINNKTMVIWEDTRTGVAASNAQPVLFFSQKADSSAAFSANVRVSDTLSGTWNYRPRMAIDQTTGNMIVVWHSNLGSTDSLFELRLCAFNDTVNQFTPSYKMFDTYTGNSGANFGNIFYPPAVAITNIDSVANFFLVWRDLIEDTTGNIYSRHGHVVVSQVDLDIFPDLLDAAGDSLNFGVLPAGPAYVSRSFSIVNTTSGINPDSLDGPSTAVIDSLTANGITLHNVDNPSLTLSAGFIESPASFPALSIGQTLDVTVTLYVPEGTPAGRYVGYAKLRAVGNDLTVDTDSIRIVVQGPTAAADLENLRVFPNPFKPYIGHTVVNFEGLTSLATIRIYDIKGRLVEEIAETNGDGLATWAAKAASGVYIYSVTNPQGAKKTGKIAIIR; this is translated from the coding sequence ATGCACATCAAAAAGTTGTTTTGGATTATGTTACTGTTCCCAGCCATTGCCTGGTCCCAGGGGATCAGCTGGGGGCCGCGGGTGCGGGTGGACGATGCCACTGGAAGCGTCCCCCACGAGGCCATCCATCCCTACACCATCATCGATGACAGCCTGGCCGCCAATCCCCGGGTCTACACCGTCTGGGAGGACGACCGGGACAACGACGGCAACCACGCCATATACTTCGCCAGATCCACCGACCTGGCGGCCACATATTCCCGGCCCAACGTGGTGGTCTGCAACGACAGCCTGGACAACGTCTTTCCCTGGATGGTCAAGGGGGCTTCGGGCGCCATCTACATTGCCTGGCAGGTGAAATATCCCGACACCAAATGGCGGATATACCTGTCCAAATCCACCGACGGCGGAAACACTTTCAGCCAGCCGGATACCGTCAAGGGAGTGTGGGTCAACAACAACAAGGACGACCAGAACAACTACGGCCCCCTGCCCCGGATCGCGGTCGATCCCAGGGACAGCCTGCTGTACCTGGTGTGGACCGAGGCCTTTGGCACCACCGCCACCAAGATCAGGATGGCCTACTCGCTGACCAGGGACGCCAACTTCACCGGCATGGTCCGGGTGAACACCGATTCCACCAAGGCCGCCAAGCACCCGGCCATCGTCACCGACGACAGCGGCAAGGTGTTCGTGACCTACGAACAGTCCAATTCCGGCAACACCAACGATCCCCAGTGCGACATCTATTGCAACAGCTCCGGCGACTACGGCCTGACCTTCGGCACCGACGCCATGATCAACGACAACGGCGACGTGGCCCGGATGCAGAACCCCACCATCGACCGGATCAACAATAAGACCATGGTGATCTGGGAGGACACCCGAACCGGGGTGGCGGCCTCCAACGCCCAGCCGGTGCTGTTCTTCAGCCAGAAGGCCGACAGTTCGGCCGCCTTCTCGGCCAACGTCCGGGTCAGCGACACCCTGTCCGGCACCTGGAACTACCGGCCCCGGATGGCCATCGACCAGACCACCGGCAACATGATCGTGGTCTGGCATTCCAATTTGGGATCCACCGATTCCCTGTTCGAGCTCAGGCTGTGCGCCTTCAATGATACAGTCAACCAGTTCACCCCGTCCTACAAGATGTTCGACACCTACACCGGCAACAGCGGGGCCAACTTCGGCAACATCTTCTATCCCCCGGCGGTGGCCATCACCAACATCGACTCGGTGGCCAATTTCTTCCTGGTCTGGCGCGACCTGATAGAGGACACCACCGGCAACATCTACTCCCGGCACGGCCATGTGGTGGTCAGCCAGGTGGACCTGGACATCTTCCCCGACCTGCTGGATGCCGCAGGCGACAGCCTGAACTTCGGCGTGCTGCCGGCCGGGCCGGCCTATGTCTCCCGCAGTTTCAGCATAGTCAACACAACCAGCGGCATCAATCCCGATTCCCTGGACGGCCCCAGCACCGCGGTGATAGACAGCCTGACGGCCAACGGCATCACCCTGCACAATGTCGACAATCCCTCGCTGACCCTAAGCGCCGGATTCATTGAATCCCCGGCCTCGTTCCCCGCCCTGAGCATCGGGCAGACCCTGGACGTCACCGTGACCCTGTATGTTCCCGAGGGAACCCCGGCCGGGCGCTACGTGGGCTACGCCAAACTGCGGGCGGTGGGCAACGACCTGACGGTGGACACCGATTCCATCCGGATCGTGGTCCAGGGCCCGACCGCGGCCGCCGACCTGGAGAATCTCAGGGTCTTCCCCAATCCTTTCAAGCCCTATATCGGGCATACCGTGGTCAACTTCGAAGGGCTGACGTCTTTGGCCACCATCAGGATCTACGACATCAAGGGACGGTTGGTGGAAGAGATAGCCGAGACCAACGGCGACGGCCTGGCCACCTGGGCCGCCAAAGCCGCCAGCGGGGTGTACATCTATTCCGTCACCAATCCCCAGGGGGCAAAAAAGACCGGCAAGATAGCCATAATCCGATAA
- a CDS encoding MoxR family ATPase, translating to MDKKNDLQAVESLASAKKQIETELSKVIVGQQAVIDELLTALLCGGHVLLVGVPGLAKTLMINTLAQSLNLSFNRIQFTPDLMPSDITGTDIIEEEQGSRKRFFKFLKGPVFANIVLADEINRTPPKTQAALLQAMQERKVTAGGNTFILDEPFFVLATQNPIEQEGTYPLPEAQLDRFMFNTLVDYPSSDEEVQIVKSTTSAYQASIKPVLSAAEIVALQQLVRRVPVADSVVEFAVSLCRRTRPKTAESPDFVKEYVAWGAGPRASQYLILGAKARAILEGRLAPGIEDVRALALPVLRHRIITNFNAEAAGVDSVEIIHRLLG from the coding sequence TTGGACAAAAAGAACGACCTCCAGGCGGTGGAAAGCCTGGCCTCAGCCAAAAAACAGATCGAAACCGAGCTGTCCAAGGTCATAGTGGGACAGCAGGCGGTGATCGACGAGCTGTTGACCGCCCTGCTCTGCGGGGGCCATGTGCTATTGGTGGGCGTGCCCGGCCTGGCCAAGACCCTGATGATCAACACCCTGGCCCAAAGCCTTAACCTGAGCTTCAACCGCATTCAGTTCACCCCGGACCTGATGCCCTCGGACATCACCGGCACGGACATCATCGAGGAGGAACAAGGCAGCCGCAAGCGGTTCTTCAAGTTTCTCAAGGGCCCGGTGTTCGCCAACATCGTGCTGGCCGACGAGATCAACCGCACCCCGCCCAAGACCCAGGCCGCTTTGCTTCAGGCCATGCAGGAGCGCAAGGTGACGGCCGGGGGCAACACCTTTATATTGGACGAGCCGTTCTTCGTGCTGGCCACCCAGAACCCCATCGAGCAGGAGGGCACCTATCCCCTGCCCGAGGCGCAATTGGACCGCTTCATGTTCAACACCCTGGTGGATTACCCCTCGTCCGATGAAGAAGTGCAGATAGTGAAAAGCACCACCTCGGCCTACCAGGCCAGCATCAAGCCGGTGCTGTCGGCGGCGGAGATCGTGGCCCTGCAGCAGCTGGTGCGCCGGGTGCCGGTGGCCGACAGCGTGGTGGAGTTCGCGGTCAGCCTTTGCCGCCGCACCCGCCCCAAGACCGCTGAGTCGCCGGATTTTGTAAAGGAGTACGTGGCCTGGGGGGCCGGCCCCCGCGCCTCGCAGTACCTGATCCTGGGCGCCAAGGCCCGGGCCATCCTGGAGGGCCGGCTGGCTCCGGGGATTGAGGATGTAAGGGCTTTGGCCCTGCCGGTGCTGAGGCACAGGATCATCACCAACTTCAACGCCGAGGCCGCCGGGGTGGATTCGGTGGAGATCATACACCGGCTGCTGGGGTAA
- a CDS encoding flavodoxin: MKTLVVYYSRTGFTKKLALALAAKLQADTEELVDNTSRKGIMGWLKGGRDAVKKFMTVISPAQKDPAQYDLVVVGSPVWAGTMAPALRTYLTQQKAKVKKSACFCTMGGYGDQGLFSQVEDILGQKALATLTVRTKQVAGSQYAAELDRFAEQISRQ; the protein is encoded by the coding sequence ATGAAAACATTAGTGGTCTATTACAGCCGCACCGGGTTCACCAAGAAGCTGGCTCTGGCCCTGGCGGCCAAACTGCAGGCCGATACTGAAGAGCTAGTGGACAACACCAGCCGGAAGGGCATCATGGGCTGGCTTAAGGGCGGCCGGGATGCCGTCAAAAAATTCATGACCGTGATCTCCCCGGCCCAAAAGGACCCGGCCCAGTACGACCTGGTGGTGGTGGGCTCGCCGGTCTGGGCCGGCACCATGGCTCCGGCCTTAAGGACCTACCTGACCCAGCAGAAAGCCAAGGTCAAAAAGTCGGCCTGTTTCTGCACCATGGGCGGCTACGGCGACCAGGGGCTTTTCTCCCAGGTGGAGGATATCCTGGGGCAAAAGGCTTTAGCCACTCTTACGGTCAGGACCAAGCAGGTGGCCGGCAGCCAGTATGCCGCGGAGCTGGACAGGTTCGCGGAGCAGATCTCGAGGCAGTGA